One Candidatus Nitrotoga arctica genomic window, GTGTAAGCTACGTACAAGTTGTACACAGACGGTTTTTGGTACGGGTGATGTGCGGGCAGATTGGTTGTTCGTGGGCGAATGGCCGGGCGCAGACGAAGATGTTCAAGGTGAGCCATTCGTGGGGCAATCCGGCAAGTTGCTTGATAATATGCTGGCTGCAATTAAGTTGAAGCGCGGCCACAATGTTTATATTACCAACATCGTTAAATGCTACCCACCCGGCAATCGCACGCCAGAAGCCAATGAGATTGCTCAATGCGTGCCTTATCTGGAACGCCAGATTCAACTCATCCAGCCCAAGCTGATCGTGGCCTTGGGTGAAACCGCCGCATTATTATTGGGGCATGGTGCCACGTTGCCTGGCCTACGGGGCAAACTGCACGAATATCGCGGTTCATCCGCTCATGCTTTGGTGAAAGGTATTCCACTCATCATCACATACCATCCCACCTATCTGCTGCAGACCCCGTTGAAAAAAGCCGAAGCATGGGACGATCTGTGCCTGGCAGTTGCTACGATGCAGGGGTTGGTTTGAAATTAAAGACTACATCTGCCCCGCATCCTGATCATGACTGTGCTTTTTATACAATACCGTCATGATGCCTGCGAGCAATAGGCCGAATATTAAAGTAATAGTCTGAATGTTTAATTCCAATTTTTGCATTAAGGCAAATAATGCGAGCATGGCGAAAATGCTGATATTTTCATTAAAATTTTGTACAGCGATTGATCTGCCGGCGCCCATAAGCAGGTGACCGCGATGTTGTAGGAGGGCATTCATGGGTACCAAGAGATAGCCGCCCATTGCGCCAATAATGATGAGCAGTGCAATGGCAAGGGGTGTGCTGGTAACCGGGATCATGGCCAGTACCATTAGCCCCATGGCGATGCCTATGGGCAACACTTTCACCGAGTGTTCCAGTTTGACGAATTTAGCCGCTAGTACAGAGCCGATGGCAATGCCGATGGCGACCCAAGCGGTGAGCTTGGCGGCCTCGCCCATGTCATAGTGAAGTACAGTGGCGGCCCATGCCAACACGATTAAACGTAACGTGGCGCCTGCCCCCCAGAAAAGTGTGGTGACACTCAGCGATACTTGTCCTAGCGGATCTTTCCATAGCAGTTTGAAGCAATGCGCGAATTCACTTACTAAGAACCCTGGGTTGCGGCTTAACGGCTTGTGCTCGATTGGTACGCGCGGGATGTAGAGATTGAACAACGCCGCGATGAGATAAATAACAGTAATGATGGAGATAGCCAGCTCCGGCGCCGAGTCGATGCCGGTTTCTATGATCGGTACATCCCACCATTGCAGCATCTGGCCTGAAATATTTGGGCCGATGAGTATCCCACCCACTACTGCGCCAAGCACGATGGCGGCAACAGTCAATCCCTCTATCCAACTATTTGCCAGTACCAATTTGTTGGGCGGTAAATATTCGGTAAGGATACCGTATTTTGCCGGGGAATAAGCCGCCGCGCCCAAACCTGCCACAGCATAGGCGAGGAGCGGGTTTACCCCGGCCAGCATGGCGATACAGCCGAACAGCTTAATGCTGTTGCTGATGAACATCACGCGCCCCTTGGGCAGCGAATCAGCGAAGGCGCCTACAAAAGGCGCCAGCACGATATAGGACACCACAAATGCTGCTTGCAGTATCGGGGTATGCCATTCTGGCGCATGTACTTCGTGAAGTAATGCGATGGCGGCAAAGAGTAGAGCGTTGTCTGCGAGTGCGGAAAAGAACTGCGCCGCAAGTATTATATAAAATCCGCGATTCATTGGGAGGCGCAATTTTTAAGAGCGCGTTTTATATCACGAAAATAGGATGCCTGCTATCATTAACAGCAACCTATTTTATCCTCTAATCTTGCATTCATGCCCCGTCCGATCCAAGCTCACATTGATCTTTCCGCGTTAGAGTGCAATCTGCAAGTCGTACGTCGCGCGAGCAGTGCGCGCATTATGGCGGTGATCAAGGCCAATGCGTATGGCCATGGTTTATTACGTGCCGCTGAAGCGTTAAATGAGGCGGAAGGTTTCGCACTGCTGGATATCCGTGATGCGATATGCCTGCGCGATGCGGGGTTCAGTCAGACTATCCTGCTGCTGGAAGGATTTTTTACTCCGGACGATTTGCCGCTGGTGGCCGAATATGACCTCGCCTGTGTGATTCACACCCAGCAGCAGATTGACATGCTGGAGGCTTACCCCAAGCGTCGCAGTTTGGAGGCGTGGCTCAAGGTTAGCAGTGGGATGAACCGTCTGGGTTTTGCTCCGGACAAATTCTCCGCTGCACTGCAAATTCTTAAGAAGCATCCTGCCGTACGCGATATCACGCTGATGACGCATTTTGCCCATGCGGATGAATCGACAGGGGTAGCTGCACAATTAAATATGTTTAATGAACTGGCCGCTCCGTACCGAATGGCACGCTCGCTGGCTAACTCTGCTGCTCTATTGCGTTATCCTGCAACCCATGCAGATTGGGTGCGCCCCGGCATCATGCTGTATGGTGCATCGCCGTTCGTGGAAAACAGTTCGCAGCAACTGGGCTTGCGA contains:
- a CDS encoding uracil-DNA glycosylase, with translation MIREEAILRELNLYPLWQRREQAKSVLEQVTVAAEPMTEQVASKSVEEKADIQNLDSHNWPELQALVKNCTACKLRTSCTQTVFGTGDVRADWLFVGEWPGADEDVQGEPFVGQSGKLLDNMLAAIKLKRGHNVYITNIVKCYPPGNRTPEANEIAQCVPYLERQIQLIQPKLIVALGETAALLLGHGATLPGLRGKLHEYRGSSAHALVKGIPLIITYHPTYLLQTPLKKAEAWDDLCLAVATMQGLV
- the lplT gene encoding lysophospholipid transporter LplT, encoding MNRGFYIILAAQFFSALADNALLFAAIALLHEVHAPEWHTPILQAAFVVSYIVLAPFVGAFADSLPKGRVMFISNSIKLFGCIAMLAGVNPLLAYAVAGLGAAAYSPAKYGILTEYLPPNKLVLANSWIEGLTVAAIVLGAVVGGILIGPNISGQMLQWWDVPIIETGIDSAPELAISIITVIYLIAALFNLYIPRVPIEHKPLSRNPGFLVSEFAHCFKLLWKDPLGQVSLSVTTLFWGAGATLRLIVLAWAATVLHYDMGEAAKLTAWVAIGIAIGSVLAAKFVKLEHSVKVLPIGIAMGLMVLAMIPVTSTPLAIALLIIIGAMGGYLLVPMNALLQHRGHLLMGAGRSIAVQNFNENISIFAMLALFALMQKLELNIQTITLIFGLLLAGIMTVLYKKHSHDQDAGQM
- the alr gene encoding alanine racemase translates to MPRPIQAHIDLSALECNLQVVRRASSARIMAVIKANAYGHGLLRAAEALNEAEGFALLDIRDAICLRDAGFSQTILLLEGFFTPDDLPLVAEYDLACVIHTQQQIDMLEAYPKRRSLEAWLKVSSGMNRLGFAPDKFSAALQILKKHPAVRDITLMTHFAHADESTGVAAQLNMFNELAAPYRMARSLANSAALLRYPATHADWVRPGIMLYGASPFVENSSQQLGLRPVMTLQSRIIAVQELSPGEGIGYGGLFRAESPMRVGVVACGYADGYPRHAPTGTPVLVEGQRTRTLGRISMDMLTVDLSALPAADVGSSVTLWGEGLPVEQVAHAAGTISYELLCALTERVPIVTV